A single region of the Vanacampus margaritifer isolate UIUO_Vmar chromosome 13, RoL_Vmar_1.0, whole genome shotgun sequence genome encodes:
- the dbt gene encoding lipoamide acyltransferase component of branched-chain alpha-keto acid dehydrogenase complex, mitochondrial encodes MATFSSRVTSLQVDWLLAGRTCVTSASKMAAMARGSSAVFRRLLVQQYRRRCLRIQEVCGGHAVLCPLPTMDSKLQMCSGSFQMLGRALHTSAVRGGAVVQFKLSDIGEGIMEVTVKEWYVKEGDKVSQFDSICEVQSDKASVTITSRYDGVITKLYYDADEVALVGKPLVDIHTESTSDVIQEEDVVETPAMAREEHTHQEIKGLKTQATPAVRRLAMENNIKLSEVVGSGKDGRILKEDILNFLAKQTGAILPPSPFQEIQTPPPAPSLATPSPAALKPPPAAPRRAFAGKDVTEPLKGFHKAMAKSMTAALNIPHLGLCEQVDLSHLVALRAQLKADAQGHGVKLSYMPFFIKAASLCLAHFPILNASLDESCQNITYKASHNIGVAMDTGLGLLVPTVKNVQLLSILEVAQELNRIQELGAAGQLGTADLSGGTFSLSNIGSIGGTYAKPVILPPEVAIGALGKIQVLPRFDALGHVTRAHIMNVSWSADHRLIDGATMCRFSNMWRDFLQNPASMLLHLK; translated from the exons ATGGCTACTTTTAGCTCTcgagtgacgtcacttcaagTCGATTGGCTGCTAGCGGGGCGTACATGTGTGACGTCTGCAAGCAAGATGGCGGCGATGGCAAGAGGCTCTTCCGCGGTGTTTCGAAGATTG CTGGTCCAGCAGTACCGCCGGCGATGTTTACGTATACAGGAAGTGTGCGGCGGCCACGCCGTCCTTTGCCCGCTTCCCACCATGGACAGCAAGTTGCAGATGTGCAGTGGAAGCTTCCAGATGTTGGGCCGCGCGTTGCACACGTCTGCAG TGCGGGGCGGAGCCGTGGTCCAGTTCAAACTGTCGGACATCGGCGAGGGAATCATGGAGGTGACGGTGAAGGAGTG GTACGTGAAGGAGGGAGACAAGGTGTCTCAGTTCGACAGCATCTGCGAGGTGCAAAGCGACAAGGCCTCCGTCACCATCACCAGCCGATACGACGGCGTCATCACCAAACTCTACTATGACGCCGACGAGGTGGCTCTGGTGGGAAAACCTTTGGTGGACATTCACACCGAGTCCACTTCAG ATGTGATCCAGGAAGAAGACGTGGTGGAGACGCCGGCCATGGCTCGAGAGGAACACACCCACCAGGAAATCAAAGGACTCAAGACGCAGGCCACGCCCGCCGTCCGACGGCTCGCCATGGAGAACAAC ATCAAGCTGAGCGAGGTGGTGGGCTCGGGAAAAGATGGCCGCATCCTGAAGGAGGACATCCTCAACTTCCTGGCCAAGCAGACGGGGGCCATCTTGCCTCCGAGCCCCTTCCAAGAGATCCAGACTCCGCCCCCGGCACCCTCTCTCGCCACGCCCTCGCCGGCGGCCCTCAAGCCGCCGCCTGCCGCGCCTCGCCGCGCCTTCGCCGGCAAAGACGTGACCGAGCCGCTCAAAG GCTTCCACAAGGCCATGGCCAAGAGCATGACGGCGGCGCTCAACATTCCGCACTTGGGATTGTGCGAGCAAGTGGACCTGAGCCACCTGGTGGCGCTCCGGGCCCAGCTGAAGGCCGACGCCCAAGGTCACGGGGTCAAACTCAGCTACATGCCCTTCTTCATTAAG GCCGCCTCCCTTTGCCTCGCCCACTTTCCCATCCTCAACGCTTCATTGGACGAGTCCTGTCAGAACATCACGTACAAG GCATCCCATAACATCGGCGTTGCCATGGACACGGGTCTGGGTCTGCTGGTTCCCACCGTCAAGAACGTGCAGCTGCTCAGCATCTTGGAAGTGGCGCAGGAACTCAACCGGATTCAGGAGCTCGGCGCCGCCGGCCAGCTGGGAACGGCAGACTTAAGCGGAGGAACCTTCAGCTTGTCCAACATCGGATCG ATCGGAGGGACGTACGCCAAACCGGTCATCCTTCCACCAGAGGTTGCCATCGGGGCGCTGGGGAAAATCCAG GTCCTGCCGCGCTTCGATGCGTTGGGTCACGTGACCCGCGCTCACATCATGAACGTCAGCTGGTCGGCCGACCACCGCCTCATCGACGGCGCCACCATGTGCCGCTTCTCCAACATGTGGCGAGACTTCCTGCAGAACCCCGCCAGCATGCTGCTGCACCTCAAGTGA